One genomic window of Acidovorax radicis includes the following:
- a CDS encoding class I SAM-dependent methyltransferase, whose amino-acid sequence MPQPPARRRVRPPRSPAPPAGPAGRASSLLQRAQLHPVPSTLLIPLAARAYGGRYFPWLDCHDAVAQALLTQLGADVNATLDDLPTVLNVLWRTRSIKEAGRAFFAEHPHALGVNLGCGLAHHFQWLDTGANHWLDADLPEVIALRQQLLPLRCPRARQAEVDLAQPGWWQRLGLPESAHGLPVLPVLLVCEGVLMYLQPEQANAVLAEFAQCAPPGSRMVLDVMARHTVGFAARCPSMRPTGAAFCWGVGRMAELAAVHPRLQLLREQSAAEGYGWAGMAMDTLWRPWLGAPLYGLATLGVKD is encoded by the coding sequence GTGCCGCAGCCCCCCGCCCGACGCCGTGTCCGACCGCCGCGCAGCCCTGCGCCACCTGCAGGCCCGGCCGGCCGCGCCTCCAGCCTGCTGCAGCGCGCGCAACTGCACCCCGTGCCCAGCACCCTGCTGATCCCGCTGGCCGCGCGCGCCTATGGCGGGCGTTATTTTCCCTGGCTCGATTGCCACGATGCCGTGGCCCAGGCGTTGCTGACCCAGTTGGGCGCCGACGTGAATGCGACCCTGGACGACTTGCCCACGGTGCTCAATGTGCTGTGGCGCACCCGCTCCATCAAGGAGGCGGGGCGGGCCTTTTTTGCCGAGCATCCACACGCGCTGGGCGTTAACCTGGGGTGCGGCCTGGCCCATCACTTTCAATGGTTGGATACGGGTGCCAACCACTGGCTGGACGCCGATCTGCCCGAGGTGATAGCGCTGCGCCAGCAGTTGCTGCCCCTGCGTTGCCCGCGCGCGCGCCAGGCCGAGGTGGACCTGGCGCAGCCGGGCTGGTGGCAGCGGCTGGGGCTGCCTGAGTCGGCCCATGGGCTGCCGGTGCTTCCCGTGCTGCTGGTGTGTGAAGGGGTGCTGATGTACTTGCAGCCCGAGCAGGCGAACGCCGTGCTGGCCGAGTTTGCGCAGTGCGCACCCCCTGGGTCGCGCATGGTGCTGGATGTGATGGCGCGCCATACCGTGGGCTTTGCTGCCCGTTGCCCCAGCATGCGCCCCACGGGCGCGGCGTTTTGCTGGGGCGTGGGCCGCATGGCCGAGCTGGCCGCTGTGCACCCGCGCCTGCAGCTGTTGCGCGAGCAGAGCGCTGCGGAGGGATATGGCTGGGCGGGCATGGCCATGGACACGCTGTGGCGCCCCTGGCTCGGCGCGCCACTGTATGGCCTGGCGACGCTGGGCGTGAAGGATTGA
- the ubiM gene encoding 5-demethoxyubiquinol-8 5-hydroxylase UbiM — MTPHSDVLIVGAGPAGLSLAVSLAQAGFATTVVEQQSDSALAAPAPDGREIALTHPSRDTLQRLGSWAGLAAHEVGEIREAQVHDGPVGLHSALQLHTPGAPGASDTTGHGALGFIVPNFALRRTAYEVAARTRGVHIISNAQVTRVATQGAQAELDYLPVGAASDAVPATPAQPQRLCAPLLVAADSRFSATRRQLGIGAQMSDFGRTVIVSRMRHTLPHGNVAHECFGYERTLAVLPLPDAPDGHPLCSVVVTAGTADAAALMALSPEAFAAQVQAQFNGRLGPMALQGERHAYPLVATYAQRFSGHRCALLGDAAVGMHPVTAHGYNLGLAGVERLTAALVSARQQGQDIGSTDALAVYARAHHRHAWPIYQGTNAIVRLYTDARPVPRLLRQLVLQGARRLPPLQAAIVGQLTGKAPAWTRLLAPGPTADLRKV, encoded by the coding sequence ATGACTCCACACAGCGACGTCCTCATCGTCGGCGCAGGCCCGGCCGGCCTGTCGCTGGCCGTTTCCCTCGCCCAGGCCGGTTTTGCCACCACCGTGGTCGAGCAGCAGAGCGACAGCGCGCTGGCCGCGCCCGCGCCTGATGGCCGCGAGATTGCCCTGACCCACCCCAGCAGAGACACCCTGCAGCGGCTGGGCAGCTGGGCGGGCCTTGCCGCCCACGAGGTCGGTGAAATCCGCGAAGCGCAGGTGCACGACGGCCCTGTGGGGCTGCACAGCGCCTTGCAGCTGCACACCCCGGGCGCACCCGGTGCCTCGGATACCACGGGGCACGGTGCGCTGGGTTTTATCGTGCCCAACTTCGCGCTGCGCCGCACCGCTTACGAGGTGGCGGCGCGCACCCGCGGCGTGCACATCATCAGCAACGCCCAGGTCACACGCGTGGCCACGCAGGGGGCCCAAGCCGAACTCGACTACCTGCCCGTGGGCGCGGCAAGTGACGCGGTGCCCGCCACACCCGCACAGCCCCAGCGCCTGTGCGCCCCGCTGCTGGTGGCGGCCGACAGCCGCTTCTCGGCCACCCGCCGCCAGCTGGGCATTGGTGCACAGATGAGCGACTTTGGCCGCACGGTCATTGTCAGCCGCATGCGCCACACCCTGCCCCATGGCAACGTGGCGCACGAGTGTTTTGGCTACGAACGCACGCTGGCCGTGCTGCCGCTGCCCGATGCACCCGACGGGCACCCCCTGTGTTCGGTGGTGGTCACTGCGGGCACGGCCGATGCCGCCGCCCTGATGGCGCTGAGCCCCGAGGCCTTCGCCGCCCAGGTGCAAGCGCAGTTCAACGGGCGCCTCGGCCCCATGGCACTGCAAGGCGAGCGCCACGCCTACCCTTTGGTGGCCACGTATGCACAGCGTTTTTCAGGCCACCGCTGTGCCTTGCTGGGCGATGCCGCCGTGGGCATGCACCCGGTCACGGCGCATGGCTACAACCTGGGCCTGGCCGGTGTGGAGCGGTTGACCGCCGCCCTGGTCAGCGCACGCCAGCAAGGGCAGGACATCGGCAGTACCGATGCCCTGGCCGTGTACGCCCGGGCGCACCACCGCCACGCCTGGCCGATCTACCAGGGCACCAATGCCATCGTGCGCCTGTACACCGACGCCCGCCCGGTGCCGCGCCTGCTGCGGCAGTTGGTGCTGCAGGGAGCCCGGCGCCTGCCGCCGCTGCAGGCCGCCATCGTGGGACAGCTGACAGGCAAGGCCCCCGCGTGGACGCGGTTGCTGGCGCCTGGGCCGACGGCAGACCTGCGCAAGGTGTAG
- a CDS encoding acetoacetate--CoA ligase, which translates to METKQNTLPFIPQIRLYQNWLRDTRGLQFDSYDALWRWSTTDLDAFWQSIWDYFKLESPTPHTAVLAKNTMPGALWFPGAQVNYARQALRHVDAAHAAGLPAIISRNEKGHHRELSWPELRRQVASLALHLKAQGIQPGDRVAAYLPNVPEAMIAFLATVSIGGVWSICAPDMGTHAVLDRFRQIEPKVLIGVDGVSYGGRDHDRRTVLAELREALPSVQHAVLLGNLDASVSIAGWASWTSATARNDAENAAFEPMWLPFDHPLWIVYSSGTTGLPKPIVHGHGGTVLVALQLKVLHNDIGCSYEPNSFGERYHWYSSTGWVMWNAQLSGLLSGTTCVIYDGNPGSSKDHPDWGVLWRFAAETGVTFFGAGAAFFANCMKAGITLKDYGDLSRIRALGTTGSPLSPEVQQWGTAQFEALGTHDIWWNNISGGTDFCGAFIGGHREMPQVPGEMQCRMLGAAVESWNAEGLPVMSEVGELVCAQPIPSMPLYLWGDKDGSRYLSSYFDMYPAGHGRQPGGGDGPASMGAVWRHGDWLKIGANGGCVIYGRSDATINRHGLRMGTSEIYSAVESLPEVLDSLVVDLEYLGRESYMPLFVVLRPGHALDETLRERINAAIRTALSPRFVPDDIFAVAEVPRTLSGKKQELPIKKLLLGQPIEKVVNKDAMANPGCLDWYVAFAAGRLADAR; encoded by the coding sequence ATGGAGACAAAACAAAACACCCTGCCTTTCATTCCCCAGATCCGCCTGTACCAGAACTGGCTGCGCGACACGCGTGGCCTGCAGTTCGACAGCTACGACGCCCTCTGGCGCTGGTCCACCACCGATCTCGACGCCTTTTGGCAAAGCATCTGGGACTACTTCAAGCTGGAGTCGCCCACCCCCCACACCGCCGTGCTGGCCAAAAACACCATGCCCGGCGCGTTGTGGTTCCCAGGCGCCCAGGTCAACTACGCACGCCAGGCGCTGCGCCATGTGGATGCCGCGCATGCCGCAGGCCTGCCCGCCATCATCAGCCGCAATGAAAAAGGCCACCACCGCGAACTGAGCTGGCCCGAGCTGCGGCGCCAGGTCGCGTCGCTGGCCCTGCACCTCAAGGCCCAGGGCATCCAGCCCGGCGACCGCGTGGCCGCCTACCTGCCCAATGTGCCTGAGGCCATGATCGCTTTCCTGGCCACGGTGAGCATTGGCGGCGTGTGGAGCATCTGCGCGCCCGACATGGGCACCCACGCGGTGCTCGACCGCTTTCGCCAGATCGAGCCCAAGGTGCTGATCGGCGTGGACGGCGTGAGCTACGGCGGGCGCGACCACGACCGCCGCACCGTGCTGGCCGAACTGCGCGAGGCCCTGCCCAGCGTGCAGCACGCGGTGTTGCTGGGTAACCTGGATGCTTCTGTTTCGATAGCTGGTTGGGCAAGTTGGACAAGCGCTACAGCCCGAAATGATGCTGAAAACGCCGCCTTTGAGCCGATGTGGCTGCCGTTTGACCACCCGCTGTGGATCGTCTATTCGAGCGGCACCACAGGGTTGCCCAAGCCCATCGTGCACGGCCACGGCGGCACGGTGCTGGTGGCGCTGCAGCTCAAGGTGCTGCACAACGACATCGGCTGCAGCTACGAGCCCAACAGCTTTGGCGAGCGCTACCACTGGTACAGCTCCACCGGCTGGGTGATGTGGAACGCGCAGCTCAGCGGCCTGTTGTCGGGCACCACCTGCGTGATCTACGACGGCAACCCCGGCAGCAGCAAGGACCACCCGGACTGGGGCGTGCTGTGGCGCTTTGCGGCCGAGACGGGCGTGACCTTTTTCGGCGCGGGCGCGGCGTTTTTTGCCAACTGCATGAAGGCGGGCATCACGCTCAAGGACTATGGCGACCTGAGCCGCATCCGCGCGCTGGGCACCACGGGCTCGCCGCTATCGCCCGAGGTGCAGCAATGGGGCACGGCGCAGTTCGAGGCGCTGGGCACGCATGACATCTGGTGGAACAACATCTCCGGTGGCACCGACTTTTGCGGCGCCTTCATCGGCGGCCACCGCGAGATGCCCCAGGTGCCCGGCGAGATGCAATGCCGCATGCTGGGCGCGGCGGTGGAGTCCTGGAATGCCGAGGGCTTGCCAGTGATGAGCGAGGTGGGCGAGCTGGTCTGCGCGCAGCCCATTCCGTCTATGCCCCTGTACCTGTGGGGCGACAAGGACGGATCACGCTACCTGTCGAGCTACTTCGACATGTACCCCGCAGGCCACGGCCGCCAGCCCGGCGGTGGCGACGGCCCCGCCAGCATGGGCGCGGTGTGGCGCCATGGCGACTGGCTCAAGATCGGCGCCAACGGCGGCTGCGTCATCTACGGCCGCTCTGATGCCACCATCAACCGCCACGGCCTGCGCATGGGTACGAGTGAGATCTACAGCGCGGTCGAATCATTGCCCGAGGTGCTCGACAGCCTGGTGGTGGACCTGGAATACCTGGGCCGCGAAAGCTACATGCCGCTGTTTGTGGTGCTGCGCCCTGGCCACGCGCTGGACGAGACACTGCGCGAGCGCATCAACGCGGCCATCCGCACGGCCCTGAGCCCACGCTTTGTGCCCGACGACATCTTTGCCGTGGCCGAGGTGCCGCGCACCTTGAGCGGCAAGAAGCAGGAGCTGCCGATCAAGAAACTGCTGCTGGGCCAGCCCATCGAGAAGGTGGTGAACAAGGACGCGATGGCCAACCCGGGGTGCCTGGACTGGTATGTGGCGTTTGCAGCCGGTCGCCTGGCAGACGCCCGATAA